From the genome of Nicotiana sylvestris chromosome 2, ASM39365v2, whole genome shotgun sequence, one region includes:
- the LOC104245840 gene encoding uncharacterized protein translates to MGNYISCTLLGPGGNKQTRGVKVIFPSGEIRHFYQPIKAAEVMLETPNFFLVNTRSLKIGRRFSALNADEDLDMGNVYAMFPMKRVNSFVSAADMGALLLTANSVSKRVSIGSFRILPESCVEYSALEIVQPQANCEQQVLPKLNLDDIEEFSTPEFKHRLSMCRSKKPLLETIAEEPVCSR, encoded by the coding sequence ATGGGCAACTATATTTCTTGTACCTTATTAGGACCAGGAGGCAACAAACAAACAAGAGGTGTAAAAGTCATATTCCCAAGTGGTGAAATCAGACATTTTTATCAACCAATAAAAGCAGCAGAGGTCATGTTAGAGACACCTAATTTCTTTCTTGTAAACACAAGGTCACTTAAAATTGGAAGGAGATTTTCTGCTCTGAATGCTGATGAAGATCTTGATATGGGCAATGTATATGCTATGTTTCCAATGAAAAGAGTAAATTCATTTGTCTCAGCTGCTGATATGGGAGCTTTGTTACTTACTGCTAATTCTGTGTCCAAAAGGGTGTCAATTGGAAGTTTCAGAATCTTGCCTGAATCATGTGTAGAGTATTCTGCTCTGGAAATAGTACAGCCTCAGGCCAATTGTGAGCAACAAGTTTTGCCAAAGTTGAATTTGGATGATATTGAAGAGTTTTCAACTCCAGAATTTAAGCACAGATTGTCTATGTGTAGGTCAAAGAAACCATTGTTGGAAACTATTGCTGAAGAGCCAGTTTGTTCAAGATGA